In Mangrovivirga cuniculi, the following proteins share a genomic window:
- the gldJ gene encoding gliding motility lipoprotein GldJ produces MKKLSRTAKRLSLFLCVAAVMGSCKMKTQPNAQNPGPVSTTTGLEYNADEGFQVSEYRDQPVGPNLVFIEGGRTVLGSFEEDIMNSRDNVERTVTVASFYMDETEVANIHWLEYLHAIKKDSTPEFYQSALPDTTVWRKELAFNDSYVDHYLRYPGFRYYPVVGVSWIQATDFCKWRTAVVNQRLSEESGIEVDASSGGRIPLESGVVVPDYRLPTEAEWEYAAYALIGTQWLDEIQTHSRIYPWDGHALRNPYGKEMGYFLANFRRGRGDYAGIAGKLNDGAMITAYVYDNPPNDYGLYNMAGNVNEWVQDVYRPLSFEDVDDLNPFRRGGFLDEEDGYDTENFNSLISNRTRVYKGGSWKDVAYWMSPGTRRYLEEDSATSTVGFRCAMIRAGSNY; encoded by the coding sequence ATGAAAAAACTTTCAAGAACTGCAAAACGCTTATCACTTTTTTTATGTGTAGCAGCAGTGATGGGTTCCTGTAAAATGAAGACGCAGCCAAATGCGCAAAACCCGGGACCTGTCAGTACAACAACCGGCTTAGAATATAATGCTGATGAAGGCTTTCAGGTCAGCGAATACCGCGACCAGCCTGTGGGACCAAACCTTGTATTTATCGAGGGAGGAAGAACGGTACTCGGATCTTTCGAAGAAGATATCATGAACAGTCGTGATAACGTCGAAAGAACTGTTACAGTAGCCAGTTTCTATATGGATGAAACTGAGGTAGCCAACATTCACTGGTTAGAATATCTTCATGCCATTAAAAAAGACTCAACTCCTGAGTTTTATCAATCAGCTCTTCCAGACACTACTGTTTGGAGAAAAGAACTGGCATTCAATGATAGTTACGTAGATCATTATCTAAGATATCCTGGTTTCAGATATTATCCTGTTGTAGGAGTTAGCTGGATTCAGGCAACAGATTTCTGTAAATGGAGAACTGCAGTAGTTAACCAAAGATTAAGCGAAGAATCTGGAATTGAAGTAGATGCTAGTTCAGGAGGCAGAATTCCTCTGGAAAGTGGTGTTGTTGTTCCGGATTACAGACTACCAACAGAAGCTGAGTGGGAATATGCAGCTTATGCATTGATCGGTACTCAGTGGTTAGACGAAATTCAAACACACTCAAGAATTTATCCTTGGGATGGTCATGCATTAAGAAATCCATACGGAAAAGAAATGGGTTACTTCCTTGCTAACTTCAGAAGAGGTCGAGGTGACTACGCTGGTATTGCCGGTAAGTTAAATGACGGTGCAATGATCACAGCTTATGTATATGATAACCCACCAAATGATTACGGTCTATATAATATGGCAGGTAATGTAAACGAATGGGTACAGGATGTTTACCGCCCACTATCATTCGAAGATGTTGATGACCTTAACCCATTCCGAAGAGGAGGTTTCCTTGATGAGGAAGATGGTTACGATACTGAAAACTTTAACTCTCTAATCAGTAACAGAACTAGAGTTTACAAAGGAGGTTCATGGAAAGATGTTGCATACTGGATGTCTCCAGGTACCAGAAGGTACTTAGAAGAAGATTCAGCGACATCTACTGTTGGATTCCGTTGTGCTATGATTAGAGCAGGATCTAATTACTAG
- a CDS encoding ComF family protein — translation MLSDFISLFFPEYCHSCGNLLLKKENQGLCFNCLSSLPVTDFHHFFQNELRYRLSIRFPVAFALAYLFYRKGNQTSILLDEIKYKGNKKLIFDLGIRYGELLIENNTKLEDYTLIPVPIHAKKKSMRGFNQSEEFAKGLSRAIGCELRNDLIYRAFNMESQTSKSRWDRWINTSETYIFKDHKDVPKKIILVDDVVTTGATLEAIYECIPDHISKELQIGVISLAITK, via the coding sequence ATGCTTTCCGATTTTATTTCATTATTTTTTCCTGAATATTGCCATTCGTGTGGCAATCTATTATTAAAAAAGGAAAATCAGGGACTATGTTTTAACTGTCTTTCTTCCCTTCCGGTTACAGATTTTCACCATTTCTTTCAGAATGAATTAAGATATCGGTTGAGTATTCGGTTTCCGGTTGCATTTGCATTGGCTTATTTATTTTACCGGAAAGGAAATCAAACCAGTATTCTTTTAGATGAAATCAAATATAAGGGAAATAAAAAGTTAATTTTTGACCTGGGAATCAGGTATGGAGAGTTATTAATAGAAAACAACACAAAACTTGAAGATTACACTTTAATTCCGGTTCCGATTCATGCAAAGAAAAAATCTATGAGAGGATTTAATCAAAGCGAAGAATTTGCTAAGGGGTTGTCCAGGGCTATTGGTTGTGAGTTAAGGAACGATTTAATATACAGAGCTTTTAATATGGAAAGCCAAACAAGTAAATCGCGGTGGGACCGATGGATAAACACTTCGGAAACCTATATTTTCAAAGATCATAAAGACGTACCGAAAAAGATTATATTAGTAGATGATGTAGTAACTACCGGTGCTACCCTGGAGGCGATATATGAATGTATTCCGGATCACATTAGTAAAGAACTTCAGATCGGTGTGATCTCTCTGGCTATCACCAAATAA
- a CDS encoding carboxymuconolactone decarboxylase family protein yields the protein MSNSVTEFNEYRAKMNDEILGANNKILKRIFNLDTNAFQEGALDKRTKEIVGLACSMVLRCDDCVKYHLTKCHELNLSDDQVYEIFSVANLIGGTIVIPHLRRAVEFWNELKQSETNDL from the coding sequence ATGAGTAATTCAGTTACAGAATTTAATGAGTACCGCGCAAAAATGAACGATGAGATTCTGGGCGCTAATAATAAAATATTAAAAAGAATCTTTAATCTGGACACAAATGCTTTTCAGGAAGGGGCTCTAGATAAAAGAACAAAGGAAATCGTAGGCTTGGCTTGTAGTATGGTATTAAGGTGTGATGATTGTGTTAAGTATCATTTGACAAAATGCCATGAGCTAAATCTAAGTGATGATCAGGTTTACGAGATTTTCTCTGTAGCAAATTTAATTGGAGGAACTATAGTCATTCCTCATTTACGCAGAGCCGTTGAGTTCTGGAATGAATTAAAACAAAGTGAAACAAATGATCTATAA